From a region of the Salarias fasciatus chromosome 6, fSalaFa1.1, whole genome shotgun sequence genome:
- the LOC115390107 gene encoding LOW QUALITY PROTEIN: creatine kinase, testis isozyme-like (The sequence of the model RefSeq protein was modified relative to this genomic sequence to represent the inferred CDS: substituted 1 base at 1 genomic stop codon), producing the protein MARDWPDARGIWHNDNKTFLVWVNEEDHLRVISMQEGGNMREVFTRFCTGLTKIESLFKERGHAFMWNEHLGFVLTCPSNLGTGLRAGVHVKLPNMSKHADFEDVLKKLRLQKXGTGGVDTAAVGGVFDISNADRLGFSEVELVQMVVDGVKLLVEMEKRLEKGQSIDDLMPAPK; encoded by the coding sequence ATGGCCCGCGACTGGCCCGACGCCCGCGGCATCTGGCACAACGACAACAAGACCTTCCTGGTGTGGGTGAACGAGGAGGACCACCTGCGAGTCATCTCCATGCAGGAAGGAGGCAACATGAGGGAAGTGTTCACCCGCTTCTGCACTGGGCTCACCAAGATCGAGAGCCTGTTCAAGGAGCGAGGCCACGCCTTCATGTGGAACGAGCACCTGGGATTCGTCCTCACCTGCCCGTCCAACCTGGGCACCGGGCTGCGTGCCGGCGTCCACGTCAAGCTGCCCAACATGAGCAAACACGCAGACTTCGAGGACGTGCTGAAGAAGCTGCGCCTGCAGAAGTGAGGAACTGGGGGCGTGGACACGGCCGCCGTGGGCGGAGTCTTCGACATCTCCAACGCTGACCGTCTGGGCTTCTCCGAGGTGGAGCTGGTGCAGATGGTGGTGGACGGCGTCAAGCTGCTGGTGGAGATGGAGAAGAGGCTGGAGAAGGGCCAGTCCATCGACGACCTGATGCCCGCCCCAAAGTAA